From a single Marinobacter sp. SS13-12 genomic region:
- a CDS encoding GGDEF domain-containing protein: MDSAPGNDLHAIQTELNRLETYRRRIYLGVLTLTFAIVLLSWAFRERGDAFIALGYPAFAVVLAGLGVALWRRACSLRTMEIILVATVGTMILSRLAWHFAFSDPLNEHLLLLAGGHYWAVGILIVGGFITLGYRGGMITGAATFLFSGALATHEVLGCFLAAGDYCHNWVYLLRIHLFLAVLLALTSAGTFLRERTWGAFTKAETLQHWANTDPLCGLSNRRGADRFLSAEAALTDRYQRPLTIILIDIDEFKGVNDDYGHEVGDSVIREFANILSGTVREVDLAARWGGDEFLVATPGVDLRSARHAAQRCRRAIERAPIAGIPVTVTVGIAEYIPGQGIDDAIGRADAMLYRAKAAGRNRVISEACELA; encoded by the coding sequence ATGGACTCAGCACCGGGGAATGACCTTCACGCCATTCAGACAGAACTGAACCGTCTTGAGACCTACCGGCGGCGCATCTATCTGGGTGTACTCACCCTCACCTTTGCCATCGTCCTGCTCAGTTGGGCATTTCGGGAAAGGGGTGACGCCTTCATTGCTTTAGGCTATCCGGCGTTTGCCGTGGTTCTTGCCGGCCTTGGTGTCGCCCTTTGGCGCAGAGCCTGCTCTCTCAGAACCATGGAAATCATCCTGGTTGCCACCGTGGGCACCATGATACTCAGCCGCCTGGCCTGGCATTTTGCCTTCAGCGACCCGTTGAACGAGCACCTTCTGTTATTGGCCGGCGGGCATTACTGGGCGGTGGGGATACTGATTGTCGGAGGATTCATCACTCTTGGTTACCGCGGCGGCATGATTACCGGGGCAGCCACTTTCCTGTTCTCGGGAGCTCTGGCAACCCATGAAGTCCTGGGTTGTTTCCTGGCAGCGGGGGACTACTGCCATAACTGGGTTTACCTTCTGCGCATTCACCTGTTTCTGGCTGTACTGCTGGCACTGACCAGCGCCGGAACCTTTCTACGCGAGCGAACCTGGGGCGCCTTTACAAAGGCAGAAACCCTGCAGCACTGGGCCAACACCGACCCGCTGTGTGGCTTGTCAAACCGACGCGGTGCTGACCGGTTCCTGTCCGCCGAAGCCGCATTGACGGACCGTTACCAGCGCCCGCTGACCATCATTCTTATTGATATCGACGAATTCAAAGGCGTCAACGATGATTATGGTCATGAAGTCGGCGATTCGGTGATACGGGAGTTCGCAAATATCCTCTCCGGGACCGTGCGTGAGGTAGATCTCGCCGCCCGCTGGGGAGGTGACGAATTCCTGGTGGCGACCCCCGGCGTGGATCTTCGTAGCGCACGCCATGCCGCCCAGCGTTGTCGACGGGCGATTGAGCGGGCGCCCATTGCCGGCATACCGGTTACCGTCACTGTCGGCATCGCCGAATACATCCCCGGCCAGGGCATTGATGACGCCATAGGCCGGGCTGATGCCATGCTCTACCGGGCCAAGGCCGCCGGGCGCAACCGGGTTATTTCAGAGGCCTGCGAGCTGGCCTGA
- a CDS encoding L-serine ammonia-lyase, which yields MAISLFELFKAGIGPSSSHTVGPMEAACRFAGTLEEEGVLPSVYRLKVSLYGSLGATGKGHGTGPAVMLGLQGARPDRIDPEEMPAQLDCIRSAGTLLLAGQHPVRFREATDLVYYRRKSLPQHPNGMICQVFDKTGQCLREKTYYSIGGGFVVEGITDGTLRIREDETPLPYPFSSGKALLALCRDQHLCIADIVLANEQAWRTPDEIRRGILELWQIMRACVQNGIRHEGELPGGLKVRRRAASLYGSLMDKKRVDLISPSLSALDWVNLYALAVNEENAAGGRIVTAPTNGAAGIIPAVLHYYWEFCPGADEDGIVRFMLTAAAIGALFKENASISGAEVGCQGEVGSACAMAAAGLAAATGGSPEQVENAAEIGMEHHLGMTCDPIGGLVQIPCIERNAMASVKAIDAAIMALRGDGKHYVSLDKVLHTMRETGRDMLDKYKETARGGLAVNIIEC from the coding sequence GTGGCGATCAGTCTGTTCGAATTGTTCAAGGCAGGCATTGGCCCATCCAGTTCCCACACCGTGGGCCCGATGGAAGCGGCATGCCGGTTTGCCGGCACCCTGGAAGAGGAAGGAGTGCTGCCGTCCGTGTATCGCCTCAAAGTCTCTCTGTATGGGTCCCTTGGTGCCACTGGCAAAGGCCATGGCACTGGCCCGGCTGTGATGTTGGGGTTGCAGGGTGCCAGACCCGACCGGATCGATCCCGAGGAAATGCCGGCTCAGCTCGACTGTATTCGAAGCGCCGGCACCCTGTTACTGGCCGGGCAACACCCGGTTCGCTTCCGGGAAGCAACAGACCTTGTGTATTACCGCCGGAAGTCGCTGCCGCAACACCCCAACGGCATGATCTGCCAGGTGTTCGATAAGACAGGGCAGTGCCTGCGCGAAAAGACCTATTACTCTATCGGTGGTGGTTTCGTGGTTGAGGGAATAACCGACGGGACTCTGCGAATCCGTGAGGACGAGACGCCGTTGCCGTACCCTTTCAGTAGCGGCAAAGCGCTGCTGGCCCTTTGCCGGGACCAGCACCTTTGCATCGCGGATATCGTGCTCGCCAACGAGCAGGCCTGGCGCACGCCGGATGAGATTCGCAGAGGTATTCTCGAGCTCTGGCAAATCATGCGGGCGTGCGTGCAGAACGGGATTCGCCACGAGGGGGAATTGCCCGGAGGCCTCAAAGTGCGTCGCCGGGCGGCATCACTCTACGGCTCGCTGATGGACAAAAAGCGGGTAGATCTGATTTCACCGTCCTTGAGTGCGCTGGACTGGGTCAATCTCTATGCCCTGGCGGTGAACGAGGAAAACGCCGCCGGCGGAAGGATTGTGACGGCGCCCACCAATGGCGCGGCGGGCATTATTCCAGCGGTGCTCCACTACTACTGGGAGTTCTGCCCCGGGGCGGACGAGGACGGCATTGTCCGCTTTATGCTGACCGCCGCGGCCATAGGGGCGCTGTTCAAGGAAAACGCCTCCATATCCGGGGCCGAAGTGGGCTGCCAGGGCGAAGTTGGTTCTGCCTGCGCCATGGCCGCGGCCGGACTTGCAGCGGCCACAGGTGGTTCACCGGAGCAGGTTGAGAACGCTGCTGAAATCGGCATGGAGCACCACCTGGGTATGACCTGTGATCCCATTGGCGGGCTGGTGCAGATTCCCTGTATCGAGCGCAATGCCATGGCCTCGGTAAAGGCCATCGACGCCGCGATTATGGCCCTGCGGGGTGATGGCAAGCACTACGTGTCCCTCGACAAAGTACTGCACACCATGAGGGAGACCGGCCGCGACATGCTGGACAAATACAAGGAAACCGCGAGGGGTGGGCTGGCGGTCAACATCATCGAATGCTGA
- a CDS encoding DUF2784 domain-containing protein, with protein MTEMYQILADTVLMIHVLVVVFVVLGLVLVLAGNRLGWRWVNNPWFRFAHLGAIAVVVAEAWLGVVCPLTTLEMWLRSKAGTDAYGGSFIEYWLQQILYYEAPAWVFVTAYTLFGLLVAAAWWRFPPRSGKRR; from the coding sequence ATGACAGAGATGTATCAGATACTCGCTGACACCGTTCTGATGATCCATGTGTTGGTAGTGGTCTTTGTTGTTCTGGGGCTGGTTCTGGTGCTGGCGGGGAATCGCCTGGGCTGGCGCTGGGTGAACAACCCCTGGTTCCGGTTCGCACATCTGGGTGCTATTGCGGTGGTGGTGGCGGAAGCCTGGTTGGGTGTTGTGTGCCCGCTGACCACACTGGAAATGTGGCTGCGGTCGAAAGCGGGTACAGACGCCTACGGCGGCAGTTTTATCGAGTACTGGCTGCAGCAGATTCTCTATTACGAAGCACCGGCCTGGGTATTCGTCACTGCCTACACACTGTTTGGCCTGCTGGTAGCGGCTGCCTGGTGGCGCTTTCCGCCACGGTCGGGAAAGCGGCGGTGA
- a CDS encoding FAD-dependent oxidoreductase — protein sequence MAQLPKRAKVVIIGQGGIVGSSVAHHLIELGWDNIVGLEKSAIPSDIGSTSHASDFCFTTSHDKLNIYTTKYSQAFYEKRGNYVKCGGMEVARVDDDERMDELRRKVGSGKAFGTNVSMISPKQAKELFPLVDESRIQGAMWDPDAGLVVPRSQKVAGDLVEEAVATGKLQAFAYTPAIRIDVQDGQVRGVETHKGYIETEFVVLSMGIWGPLMANTANAPLPLMPLEHPLLFFGPYEELAGTGKQIVYPLFRDQGNSAYVRDTGDPTTTEGGRIEWGYYEAENPRLVYPGAIAEPGEARMSPSMRDLSLEQVMNAYEKAIEMTPILGELGWEEKHSFNGLLSVTPDGGSLMGEAPEVRNLWFCEAVWVKDGPGAGKILADWMTHGSPEMDPHSIDIARHYPLQKTPDYVYNRCYETAKKIYTPAVHPREPYMTGRKMRTSPFYLREVELGAYFMEAAGWERAHGYAANESTLLAKYRDRIPVREHEWDARHFWEVSNAEQLEMSESVGMINLSHFAIFDISGNDAEALLEYLSVAKVGSTTPHGKGVYTHFLDARGGIRSDLTIIRRGDNDYRVVCGGDTGHRDHCWITRMAREKGLGDIRIQDRTDELATLGLWGPKARETLAQLVTDPDQLSAENFPFATARELNIRGVPVWAFRISYVGEQGWELYFPFSYGLRIWDLLFEAGVTPVGIETYANTRRLEKSLRLQNVDLETEYNLYEAGLQRPKVKEADFHGKAAYLEQREWPRQAAYLCTMTMTDHRDASGLLRYPVGQWPILDPKTGEVLVDSHGRRSCNTSAAWGPSVGKIILLGYIPVEYAQEGRELTLEYFQEHYPIRIEAVGYRALFDPDNDRVKS from the coding sequence ATGGCACAACTACCGAAACGTGCAAAAGTCGTCATCATCGGTCAGGGCGGTATCGTTGGGTCCTCGGTAGCCCACCACCTGATTGAGCTGGGCTGGGACAATATCGTAGGGCTGGAAAAATCCGCGATCCCCTCGGATATTGGCTCCACCTCCCATGCCTCGGACTTCTGCTTCACCACCTCCCACGACAAGCTGAATATCTACACCACCAAGTACAGCCAGGCCTTTTATGAAAAGCGTGGCAATTATGTGAAGTGTGGAGGCATGGAAGTCGCTCGGGTTGATGACGACGAACGCATGGACGAGCTACGCCGCAAGGTGGGCTCCGGGAAAGCGTTTGGCACCAACGTCAGCATGATTTCACCCAAACAGGCGAAGGAATTGTTCCCGCTGGTCGATGAAAGCCGGATCCAGGGCGCCATGTGGGATCCGGACGCCGGCCTGGTGGTGCCCCGGTCGCAGAAAGTGGCCGGCGACCTGGTGGAGGAAGCGGTAGCCACCGGCAAACTCCAGGCCTTTGCCTACACTCCGGCCATCCGTATCGATGTCCAGGACGGCCAGGTCCGGGGCGTTGAAACCCACAAGGGCTACATAGAGACCGAATTCGTGGTGCTCTCCATGGGCATCTGGGGCCCGTTGATGGCAAACACTGCCAATGCACCACTGCCGCTGATGCCACTGGAGCACCCCCTGCTGTTTTTCGGCCCCTATGAGGAGCTGGCCGGCACCGGCAAGCAGATTGTCTATCCGCTGTTCCGCGACCAGGGCAACTCCGCCTATGTGCGGGACACCGGTGACCCCACCACCACCGAGGGTGGTCGTATCGAATGGGGCTATTACGAGGCCGAGAATCCGCGGCTGGTCTACCCTGGCGCCATTGCCGAACCCGGTGAGGCGCGGATGTCACCGTCGATGCGGGATCTCTCACTGGAACAGGTCATGAATGCCTACGAAAAAGCCATCGAAATGACCCCGATCCTGGGCGAGCTGGGCTGGGAGGAAAAGCATTCCTTCAACGGCCTGCTGTCGGTAACACCCGACGGTGGCTCCCTGATGGGCGAAGCTCCGGAAGTGCGCAACCTGTGGTTCTGCGAGGCAGTCTGGGTCAAGGATGGCCCCGGCGCGGGCAAAATACTGGCAGACTGGATGACCCATGGCTCGCCGGAGATGGACCCCCACAGTATCGATATCGCCCGCCACTACCCGCTGCAGAAAACACCGGATTACGTCTACAACCGCTGCTACGAGACCGCCAAGAAGATCTACACCCCGGCGGTTCATCCCCGCGAGCCCTACATGACCGGGCGCAAGATGCGGACCAGTCCGTTCTACCTGCGGGAGGTCGAGCTGGGAGCCTACTTCATGGAAGCCGCCGGCTGGGAACGGGCCCATGGCTACGCCGCCAATGAGTCTACCCTGCTGGCGAAATACCGCGACCGCATCCCGGTGCGGGAGCACGAGTGGGACGCGCGGCATTTCTGGGAAGTGTCCAACGCCGAGCAGCTGGAGATGAGCGAATCCGTGGGCATGATCAACCTCTCCCACTTCGCCATCTTCGACATCTCAGGGAACGACGCGGAAGCGCTGCTGGAATATTTGTCGGTGGCCAAGGTGGGTAGCACCACACCCCATGGCAAAGGCGTCTACACCCACTTTCTCGATGCCCGCGGCGGCATCCGCTCCGACCTGACCATTATCCGCCGGGGCGACAACGACTACCGGGTAGTCTGCGGCGGCGATACCGGCCACCGGGACCACTGTTGGATCACCCGCATGGCCCGGGAGAAAGGGCTGGGCGACATCCGTATTCAGGATCGCACCGACGAACTCGCCACCCTGGGGCTCTGGGGCCCTAAGGCCCGGGAAACCCTGGCACAATTGGTCACTGACCCGGACCAACTGTCGGCGGAGAACTTCCCCTTTGCCACTGCCCGGGAGCTGAATATCCGCGGCGTGCCGGTGTGGGCCTTCCGGATTTCCTACGTGGGCGAACAGGGCTGGGAGCTCTACTTCCCGTTCAGTTATGGCCTGCGGATCTGGGACCTGCTCTTCGAGGCTGGCGTTACGCCGGTGGGCATCGAAACCTACGCCAACACCCGGCGGCTGGAGAAGAGCCTGCGCTTGCAGAATGTCGACCTGGAAACCGAATACAACCTCTATGAAGCCGGGCTGCAGCGGCCCAAGGTCAAGGAAGCGGATTTCCACGGCAAGGCAGCGTACCTGGAACAACGGGAATGGCCCCGCCAGGCGGCGTATCTGTGCACCATGACCATGACCGACCACCGGGACGCCAGCGGCCTGCTGCGCTATCCGGTAGGCCAGTGGCCCATCCTCGACCCGAAAACCGGCGAGGTGCTGGTGGACAGCCATGGCCGGCGTTCCTGCAACACCAGCGCCGCCTGGGGGCCATCGGTAGGCAAGATCATCCTGCTGGGTTACATCCCTGTGGAATACGCCCAGGAGGGCCGGGAACTGACCCTGGAATACTTCCAGGAGCACTACCCCATTCGTATCGAGGCGGTAGGTTACCGGGCACTGTTTGATCCGGATAACGACCGGGTCAAATCCTGA
- a CDS encoding chloride channel protein translates to MDRIGVQHIVYQIILVTVVAIVVGTAASLAAIGFVEAVHYLNDRLLISPYARVLAEDRPGLVAAATLIVPAAGGLIVGLMVHFLVREKRGLAPPDAILAAQTSGPAPGFRSGVASSLAALVSLGSGASVGQYGPLVYLGAMFGNLAGRLRLNLRHQRSIAIACGVAAAISTAFNAPIAGLVFAHEVILRHYSLRAFAPVTVAAATGYIIANVIFNRPALFLVSFDRVEHSYEFVFFALEGVLCAGLAWVFMLLLRFSTNIARRHIAVLWVRPAIAGLMVGLVALWIPEVLGIGQETLRFATIEGAFGIGELGLIIVAKLVLTALCVGFGFVGGVFSPALLIGILFGAFYGLMLPYLAPVPLSGLEVYAICGMMALASSVIGAPLTTILIVFELTRSYDLTIAAMVAVVFANLISYRVIGRSLFDLQLRERGFDLSLGRDKAILETHRIGDYLSTNVTAVSERDTVGDVRQRLVDDHRSEAMVLNRDGKLLGVVRLQGIVNSHADTPVLETAIQSFTIFDEDTSVWQSMEMLRGFLGEAVPLVDRRGRLKGVVPEEAVIRAYLEIVHDLREEENEAA, encoded by the coding sequence ATGGACAGGATCGGCGTTCAGCACATTGTGTATCAGATCATCCTGGTGACGGTGGTGGCCATCGTGGTTGGCACCGCTGCCTCGCTGGCTGCGATCGGCTTTGTGGAGGCGGTGCATTATCTGAATGACCGCCTGCTCATTTCACCCTATGCCCGTGTCCTGGCGGAAGACAGACCGGGGCTGGTGGCCGCCGCCACCCTGATTGTTCCCGCTGCTGGCGGCCTGATTGTTGGCCTTATGGTTCATTTCCTGGTTCGCGAAAAGCGCGGTCTGGCGCCTCCGGACGCCATTCTTGCGGCCCAGACCAGTGGCCCGGCCCCGGGATTCAGAAGCGGGGTCGCCTCAAGCCTTGCCGCTCTGGTCTCGCTCGGCAGCGGTGCTTCCGTGGGTCAGTATGGCCCGCTGGTGTATCTGGGTGCGATGTTCGGAAACCTGGCGGGGCGCCTGCGGCTTAACCTGCGTCACCAGCGCTCCATAGCCATCGCCTGCGGTGTAGCGGCGGCAATTTCCACGGCCTTCAACGCGCCGATTGCGGGGCTGGTGTTTGCTCATGAGGTCATCCTGCGTCACTACTCGTTGCGCGCTTTTGCGCCGGTCACGGTTGCAGCGGCGACGGGTTACATCATTGCCAATGTAATATTCAATCGTCCCGCGTTGTTCCTGGTGAGTTTCGACCGCGTGGAACACAGCTACGAGTTTGTTTTCTTTGCCCTGGAAGGGGTGTTGTGCGCCGGCCTGGCCTGGGTCTTCATGTTATTGCTGAGGTTCAGCACCAACATTGCCCGGCGTCACATTGCAGTGCTCTGGGTCCGGCCGGCTATTGCAGGGTTGATGGTGGGGCTGGTGGCCCTGTGGATACCAGAGGTGCTGGGCATCGGCCAGGAAACCCTACGCTTTGCCACCATCGAGGGGGCGTTCGGAATTGGCGAGCTGGGGCTGATCATTGTTGCCAAGCTGGTTTTGACGGCGCTGTGTGTGGGCTTTGGTTTTGTTGGCGGTGTCTTCAGCCCGGCCTTGCTGATCGGTATTCTTTTCGGTGCCTTTTATGGGCTGATGTTGCCCTACCTGGCACCGGTGCCCCTTTCCGGGCTCGAGGTATACGCGATCTGCGGCATGATGGCCCTGGCCAGTTCCGTCATTGGTGCGCCTCTGACCACCATCCTGATTGTGTTCGAGCTGACTCGCAGTTACGACCTGACCATTGCCGCAATGGTGGCTGTCGTCTTCGCCAACCTGATTTCTTACCGGGTGATCGGGCGCTCGCTGTTCGATCTGCAACTGCGCGAACGGGGGTTTGATCTTTCCCTTGGGCGCGACAAGGCCATTCTCGAAACCCACAGAATCGGTGATTATCTCTCCACCAATGTCACCGCTGTCAGTGAACGGGACACCGTCGGCGATGTTCGTCAGCGCCTGGTGGACGATCATCGGTCAGAAGCCATGGTCCTGAACCGGGACGGAAAACTGTTGGGGGTTGTCAGGTTGCAGGGCATTGTTAACAGCCACGCTGATACGCCGGTACTGGAAACGGCCATCCAGTCGTTCACCATCTTTGATGAGGACACCTCGGTATGGCAATCCATGGAAATGCTGCGGGGCTTTCTTGGCGAAGCGGTTCCCCTGGTGGACCGGCGCGGCCGGCTGAAGGGAGTGGTTCCGGAAGAGGCGGTGATACGGGCGTACCTGGAAATCGTGCATGACCTGCGAGAGGAAGAAAATGAAGCGGCGTAG
- a CDS encoding ABC transporter substrate-binding protein: MKRRSLAIRALMIIGLLALSALLQAQGQSERPEVLTVVTWGGAYEDSQRRAYFEPFTEATGIEIETVQYDGGVKVLREHLASGDIEWDVIDMIQSDASTACDEGLLEPIDPQILAPAPDGTPPPEDFMEGAIHRCFITQIVFSTVIAFDNRAFPGVKPDSVEDFFDLEAFPGKRALRKSPTGLLEWALLSLAVPREQLYDLLSTRRGLELASGRLDDIREAIIWWTRGDEPVELLTSGQAAMATGYNGRFFHARAMEGAPISVIWDGQLIGFNSWTILRGTDQADLAAEFIAFATRAENMAAQANLISYGPARKSAQRRVGLHTDTGVPMRPYMPTAPSHMESAVVRDHHWYSQTDGLREQWFREWLER, translated from the coding sequence ATGAAGCGGCGTAGCCTGGCAATTCGTGCATTGATGATCATCGGACTGCTGGCGCTGTCGGCTCTCTTGCAGGCGCAAGGCCAGAGCGAGCGGCCAGAGGTGCTCACGGTGGTCACCTGGGGCGGTGCCTATGAGGATAGCCAGCGACGCGCCTATTTCGAGCCCTTTACCGAGGCAACCGGCATAGAGATCGAAACGGTGCAGTACGACGGTGGTGTGAAGGTTCTGCGGGAGCACCTTGCCAGCGGTGATATCGAGTGGGATGTCATCGACATGATCCAGTCCGATGCCAGCACCGCCTGTGACGAGGGCCTGCTGGAACCCATCGATCCGCAGATATTGGCGCCGGCACCTGATGGCACGCCGCCACCGGAAGATTTCATGGAAGGCGCCATTCATCGGTGCTTTATCACCCAGATCGTGTTTTCGACCGTGATTGCCTTCGATAACAGGGCGTTTCCGGGGGTTAAGCCTGACAGTGTGGAAGACTTCTTTGACCTGGAGGCGTTTCCCGGTAAGCGAGCCCTCCGGAAATCACCGACAGGGCTATTGGAATGGGCGTTGTTATCGCTGGCGGTGCCGCGGGAGCAACTCTATGACCTGCTCAGCACCCGGCGCGGGCTTGAGCTGGCTTCCGGGCGCCTGGATGACATCCGCGAGGCCATTATCTGGTGGACCCGTGGCGACGAACCGGTGGAGCTCCTGACCAGCGGCCAGGCGGCCATGGCAACGGGTTACAATGGCCGTTTCTTTCATGCCAGAGCCATGGAGGGGGCGCCTATCTCGGTGATCTGGGACGGGCAACTGATCGGCTTCAACAGCTGGACCATTCTTCGTGGCACGGATCAGGCCGACCTGGCCGCGGAATTCATCGCCTTCGCTACCCGGGCGGAGAATATGGCGGCCCAGGCCAACCTGATCAGCTACGGGCCGGCCCGGAAATCAGCCCAGCGGAGGGTAGGGCTGCATACGGATACGGGCGTGCCCATGCGCCCCTACATGCCGACAGCGCCGTCCCATATGGAGTCGGCGGTTGTTCGCGACCATCACTGGTATTCGCAGACGGACGGGCTAAGAGAGCAATGGTTCCGCGAGTGGCTGGAACGCTGA
- a CDS encoding alpha/beta hydrolase: MIWFVLALLLLIVLITVLVLRGENLAHLDRDDLPKQEYTPSPGHNQVLETIRDMSRSARGLRGKARLMALRKHMDNLSEGREFVSEFRPPGANAPKGEWVLAPGVNTRRRVLYIHGGAWVAGSPLSHRTITDRLSQVANAAVFTVDYRLLPEHRYREGLRDCQEAYQWMLDHGPESTEPAEFVVVAGDSAGGSHALVLIAWIRDQGLRQADAAIALSPSTDLTLTAPSNRLNVKSDPLLGPTFGSLMRVPLPVLWWLSFFGMRLSPSSPQASPLRGNLENLPPTLIHVSDSEMLLDNARRYANKAKDSGSPVELKTWPGMVHVWHMFPDFLPEAEEAFEHIGDFLRRIEQD, translated from the coding sequence ATGATCTGGTTTGTACTGGCATTACTGCTGCTGATTGTCCTGATAACGGTGCTGGTTCTTCGCGGCGAGAACCTCGCACACCTGGACCGGGACGACCTCCCGAAACAGGAATATACCCCCAGCCCCGGCCACAACCAGGTGCTGGAAACCATCAGGGACATGAGCCGTTCTGCCAGGGGGTTGCGGGGGAAGGCGCGGCTCATGGCCCTGCGCAAGCATATGGACAACCTCAGCGAGGGGCGGGAATTCGTGTCGGAGTTCCGGCCACCCGGCGCCAATGCGCCGAAAGGCGAATGGGTATTGGCGCCCGGAGTGAACACCCGGCGGCGTGTCCTCTACATTCACGGCGGCGCCTGGGTTGCCGGCAGCCCGCTTAGCCATCGCACGATTACCGATCGGCTGTCGCAGGTAGCCAATGCTGCTGTATTTACCGTGGATTACCGACTGCTGCCGGAGCACCGCTACCGGGAAGGACTGCGGGACTGCCAGGAAGCCTATCAGTGGATGCTGGACCACGGCCCGGAGAGCACGGAGCCTGCGGAGTTTGTTGTGGTGGCAGGGGATTCCGCCGGCGGCAGCCACGCCCTGGTGCTGATCGCCTGGATTCGCGACCAGGGCCTGCGCCAGGCAGACGCCGCCATTGCCCTGTCGCCGTCCACCGACCTGACCCTGACAGCGCCCAGCAACCGCCTGAACGTCAAGTCGGATCCATTGCTTGGCCCTACGTTTGGCAGCCTGATGCGGGTGCCGCTTCCGGTGCTCTGGTGGCTGAGCTTTTTCGGAATGCGCCTGTCACCATCAAGCCCCCAGGCTTCCCCGCTGCGGGGCAACCTTGAAAACCTGCCCCCCACCCTGATTCATGTCAGCGACTCGGAAATGCTGCTGGACAATGCCCGCCGCTATGCCAACAAGGCAAAAGACTCCGGATCACCGGTGGAGCTGAAAACCTGGCCGGGGATGGTGCACGTGTGGCATATGTTTCCGGACTTTCTGCCGGAAGCCGAAGAAGCCTTTGAACACATCGGCGATTTTCTGCGCAGAATTGAACAGGATTGA